DNA from Malus sylvestris chromosome 11, drMalSylv7.2, whole genome shotgun sequence:
TAAACTTCCATGAGTAAAAGTATAACCTTAAAAGAAGATTAACATATGGCTGTCATGGAGACTCTCCCACCCATTGATTACACTGTCTGCAGACTACTCTAGTCAAGAGGTCCTTCAGACTACTCTAAAAATGACCAAAAGATTTGCTTGCAGAACTCCTAAATCTATGCCCTCTATACCACTTGGATCCAACAATGGTCGATGGGTAATAACAATGGAGACTTGCACTTTTACAGAAAAAGAAATGTGTTTAGCACAGAACACAGTTTTGCGAGATCAGGGTTTCCAAAATAATCTTTATATGGTTTTAATAGTCTTTCTATGGTTTTAATAGTTATTTCTACTGGTTTCTACCCTATCCTGACCATCAAATGAAGTAGCTGAACAAAAAATTCTAATTAGGCAATGAACAATAtgataaaaaggtcgtacccagtgcacaaggctcccgctttacgcagggtctgggagaggtgaatgtcggctagccttacccccatttatggagaggctgctcccaagtctcgaacccgagacctaccgctcatgggcgaaggcacttgccatcgcaccaagtgcgacctctcaaTGAACAATATGAtgattcatcaaatttgttAGAGCACCAACACGTTGAGAAATAAATGACCGGAAAGCAGCAATGCAAAACAATAACACTATaactttattttgtaatttttcaaTTTGAGGGTTTTAGGCAGTCTAACCTTTAGCAAGTGCTTCTTGTACAGAATGGAGATTAAGGATAGACTCGACCAGTGGATCTTGATCTGTCAAGGACCTATGATTCTTATTTGTTCCTCCATTAGCCATCCACGGCAAGTCTGTTGGAAAGTCACCCTGAGAAAAATCTTCAACATCTCCCACATTCTCTTTGCTACAACCAGTTTGAGCTTCTTCACTGTACTGTGGTTCACTTGCATGAACTTCATCACTGTTTTCTTCATCATGACTCATTGACCCTCCACTTTGCTTCCCGTTACTAGTCAAAATCGGACTTTGCATAAAGACAAAGTTGGAGCTTCTTGAGTCAGATTCCATGCTTGAATAAGAGTTTTCCTTCTCGATTGTGCCCCTGTCTCCTCTATGCTTCTTACTACTTTCGACTCGTGTCTTTCCCTGTTGAGCCCTTTGAGCTGAATTACTCACACTCTTCCCGCTAGAACTCTTCATCTTGCTCTTATCCCGCACATGCCCAAATGCTGCAGGCAGCTCAAACTTGGGCTTTGGAACACTGGCAGCAGTCGAAGACTTGCTACTCCAATCCTCACTGTTCTCAGAATCTGCACCAGCAGCAAATGCAGTACCAACAGCAAATCTAGAATCCGAACTTGAACCAGGAATGGCAAAGCCATCGACAACTCCCAAATTTCTTAACATATTCACGGATCCAACAGAACCTTCACTAGTATTATGTCTGATCTCAATGGGTGAATTCTTCGGCTGAACTGGGCTTCCATTACCGGACAAACCCCGCTTCAAAACTTTACTAGAATCATCAACTGCATTGTCCTTATCACCCTTGGCAAAATTTCTCTTAATTCTTCTCCACTTCCTTAAGCCGCGCCCTTTGACGGTTGGAGGTGACCCCCCACCGGGAGATTTGGCTGCCAGCGGACTCGAATTCACTAATTGTTCAGTGCCACCATCATTATCTCTACTCTCTCCTGCATTTCCAATCTCACTACCACATGACCCATTGTTCCTAATCGAACTACTACTGTCGCCATCGCCATCAGCAGCAGCAGAATTGGAAACTGTTCGTGGGTTTACTACAATATCTTCCACAGATTCATTTTCCAAATCCATAACATAGAAAAAGTTAGGTTCTTCCCTCACCCCTTCAATCAGATCAAGAAGAACAACTACAATTCCAACCCATGACCCAAAATCTAGCAAatacaaaaaattgaaattaaatttcGATCATGAATCTAAACACACTTAAATAAACGAAGAATTAAACAGATTCAGAGAACCAAATGGTTAAGCAATTAAATTCCGTATAACCGAAATTCAGAAAATTACTAATACGAAACGACGAATTCTAAATTTGGGATTTTGGGGAATTGGGAAACTTACCGTTAGAATAACTGCCTGAAGAAGCCCAGAAGAAGACGCAGGGGGACGATAAATTCGAAGGGCATTGAAAACCCTAAAGTGTTATCGGAATTGCGATTTTAAAGCGATGAAAACCTAgttaagaaaattttaattaggAAAATTAATTCGGCTAATTATTAATTAACGGGATAAAAATGATAAAGGGGGGAATAAATAATGGCCACTTGCACGAGGGGTGGGCCCACCCGCACCGCACACCACCGCTGGCCATCTGATCTGTTAGTCTGAAAGGGTCGGCTTTCTGTTGCTCTTGTTGGTAATTTTGTTTAAAGGTTTGCATTTACGTAATTAGCCCCTAACTCCCACTAATTATCTGATTATCTTATTGACTCTAAAATGGGGTATGGCAAAAAGCTTGTATTATGATCTAATGGTATTACTCTTTATTTATacgtgagaggtcttagattcaattcttgttaaagacgaatttgatatacattattactagttcaTTGTGAGACTTACCCAACTTCCCAACCCCTTtttgtgtagataatattgtttgtttcagaaaaaaaaaatgataccgACAAGAAGCTTGTACCTTAAGTGGTTATGAATATTCATCTTGCACTTaaggttttaagttcgatttcttcctccttcactattgtttgtataaaaaaaggTCAATGTGTATTTTAGACATGGGTTGAGAGCATAACAACTAAGCTTGGCAATTCATTGTACAATCTCGTTAATCTGACTCGAAAATAACATATTTCGAGTTAATCTGTTAACATATCGGATCATTATCGGGTCACCTTTTAAGAATTcgataaaatattattttctagaTCTAGACATTAGGTATAACAATTTCTTGTAAGATCCGTTAGTGACTTGGGTCGTTATCATATCACATATTAAAAACTCGTAAAAATAATTTGTATGACATGAAAACAACACGAACAAACAACACATGGCATGTTTACCATGCCAAATAACAACTATGCATGATCAACCTAATAACAACACATGGCATGTTTACCATGCCTAAACTCGATCTAACAGCTGAAAACGCGTTTCTATTCAACCTAAATTCACATAAGGAAACATTTTCATTTTCTGGCTCACATTGGAGGTACAATTGGGCCATATTTAGACATGTGATGGTTTGGTATAAACAAGGCCTGCCACTCGCCAACAGTCCAACCTTTATGAACAACTTGATGTATACTTTCTTCAACTAGTGTAAAGTTCCTTTGAGATTTTGTCACTTGGGACAAGCAGAATCGAATATGAGCGGTACTTGGAGTTGGAATTTATAATTGAAGAATATTATCGAACTTCTACATTTGcctttttctatttatttttctcCATCGTCACTTGATACGTGTGTTCTATTCAAATTAAACTACATAATTAATGCATTAAATTCataaattctaatttttccattttttataatttattataattaaaaGGAGGGGGAGGGTTcgaactattacaataatttaaagggagctttaatgaaaagagtttggattaagtttaatttaaccaaaaaccaccctatactattatttaaccaaaagggctttatatttaatgataaggacaaaactATTATATATCAGACCCTATAAACCTTAAATACACATGGGCTGAATTAAAAGCCCAaacgaaataatttttttttcagctcTTACCCCTAACGGAACCCCACTCCGTCAGCCACTTCCGTTAGAAatagattttcatttttttacaaGTATGCCACTTcctcataaaaaaaattgaaaaaaaaaacccaataatTTTATACGACCACAAATCCCATCTTGAATTTTGTTCGTTCTtgctttgttaattttaaatctGAGGGGAAAATGTTATGACCTGTTTGGTCGCTCAGAAAATTTCACTGAGATTCTGTTATTTTGACCTACAATATTGGACGAAGGCGCACTGTCCATGGGAGTTGGGGGAGAGAACGAAGGCGCACTGTCCGTGGGAGAGGCCGAGCTGGGATTGAAGGGAGGCGGCAAGGGTTCGGACTCGAAAAATGAACTCGGGGTAGAGAATATGGTAGCCGGTGGCTGTGTCGAGGAGGGCAGGAGTGGAAGGCAGGGGAGGGGAGTGGTGGAGGCAGGAGATGAGGTAGTCGGTGAGGGAAAGAGGTGTGGTTTGGGGAGGGGGTTGGGATCTGGGTCTCAGGCTGTGGAAAGCCTTGGTCTTTGAGCAAAGCCCATTCTTTGGATCAATGTTGCTGCCCTTCTGTTGAGTCGCCATTATTGTTTCAGTTGTTTGAGGTTAAGGTTTCAAGATTTGAATTGGATATGGAGGTATTAAAATAGATATTTTGGAAAATAACTGTCATAGATAATATGTGGATGAACACTTGAATAATCGTTATTATATATCCAAAGAAAAATCAGATGAATTATATTCATATAAAAATGGATGGATTACTATTTATGCATAGTATTTCATTGTTTATTTGATAAAagtttgtaaagtgaatagtgttgcATAAATAGCAGTTATTTTGTTCCcttccagaaatagtgtgagttattttggtttagttttcaaaaatagtgtgtaATTTTATTGTAGTTCCATAAATAGTATGAGTTATTTTagttcagtttcagaaatagtgtgggttattttagtttaattttgagAAATAGTGTGTAATTTTATtatagttccagaaatagtgtgagttatattggtttagttttagaaGTATGGGTTGTTTTGTTGTAATTCTAAAAATATTGTgaattattttggtttagtttcataaatagttttgcAATAGTACCATAAATAATGTGcgttattttggttcaatttcagaaatagtgttggttattttgctatattttcataaatattgtttattttgtttccttccagaaatagtgtgtgttattttggtttagtttcagaaatagtatgagttattttgttgtagttccataaatagtatgagttattttactgtagtttcaaatataatgtgagttattttggttctgCTTCAGATATAGTCTGGGTTCTTTTGttgtagtttcataaatagtcaatcagtttaataaatagtgtagtacctatgtcggtttcataaatagtcagtTAGTTTAATAAATATAGTGTAGTGCCTgtgtcagtttcataaatagtgtactACATGtgttagtttcataaatagtcaatcagtttcataaataatgtatagTACATGTGTCAATTTCATGAATAGTTagtcagtttaataaatagtgtagtacccgtgtcaatttcataaatagtttgtcagtttaataaatagtgtagtatccgtgtcagtttcataaatagtgagtttaataaatagtgtagtacatgtgttagtttcataaatagtcagtCCGTTAGTATCCGtgtcaatttcataaatagtgagtttaataaatagtgcaGTACATGtgttagtttcataaatagtcagtTCGTTTCACAAATAGTGTATACCTatgtcagtttcataaatagtcaatcagtttaataaatagtgtagtacccatgtcagtttcataaatagtgagtttaataaatagtgttgTACCCGtgttagtttcataaatagtcagtgttcaatTTAACAAATAGTGATagttttagtaaaaaaaacttgtgttggaaatacatataaaaaaacTTGTGATGGAAATAAAAATAACCAAATCACTAGCAATTGCAGAGATTTGTACATAAAAAAATGCAGATACAGGTTATTAATCACAAATGCTgagaaatacacacacacacacacacacatatatatatatatatatacgcaaATCGTCCCTAAACTCTTTACGAGTACATATATCAATAGATTCACTCATTCATACAATCTATtaccacaattttttttaattgtacgGAAATAGAACAACAGAAACTAAGAGAACTTGTAAATTGAGCTTCAAATTCTAAAAAATGGCCACATTCAAACAAAAAATAGTGGGTATATATAAACAAATCCAGAGCCATCAAACACAAGTATGACAGTCCAGAGCCACTAAACCCTTCCATTTGCTTCAAAATCCCTTGCTCCCTACTACTCCAGAGTCCACCCAAAATGTGAAAAAACCAATTCAATACTCAAACGAAGAAaaagaatttgccaaaaaaaaaacgcaATG
Protein-coding regions in this window:
- the LOC126591272 gene encoding WPP domain-interacting protein 2-like, with product MDLENESVEDIVVNPRTVSNSAAADGDGDSSSSIRNNGSCGSEIGNAGESRDNDGGTEQLVNSSPLAAKSPGGGSPPTVKGRGLRKWRRIKRNFAKGDKDNAVDDSSKVLKRGLSGNGSPVQPKNSPIEIRHNTSEGSVGSVNMLRNLGVVDGFAIPGSSSDSRFAVGTAFAAGADSENSEDWSSKSSTAASVPKPKFELPAAFGHVRDKSKMKSSSGKSVSNSAQRAQQGKTRVESSKKHRGDRGTIEKENSYSSMESDSRSSNFVFMQSPILTSNGKQSGGSMSHDEENSDEVHASEPQYSEEAQTGCSKENVGDVEDFSQGDFPTDLPWMANGGTNKNHRSLTDQDPLVESILNLHSVQEALAKEVQKFGEIGKETLSTDSNGGGIPADIYSSDPGINELNLSDHLGSDKIGQTSSNSLESQVFSLKQNVKLLESKLDETRAILELKESRVAELEDMINIGKSAKEDSGSTVGLEEEKSRELETELDGVFRQMIEAQVEFIAIKSSTQRLKFAAGGQIALLDEQEAVVGEQEQMLNKLGEVEIRATKLKERTEELGKLSGDILETEEVFTIQKKFCKITSCLFIQLILLGLAILVFFSQSSHPGVAVPT